A window of Desulfopila inferna contains these coding sequences:
- a CDS encoding radical SAM protein yields the protein MSENETMLEIDYANSGEKNEASLTDLTAALTGFLEQLGVRPLIDRSFFEVIQIGDGLTKRERLLEACGYADDPQGFFTDLLAQLGKADGTKKIVVGDIEMPHLLLMAILEVVLPGNRFISIKNTEQLEKVANIRIKKSDHADMQKVIDTYPVRLSMHTIRQMRVSGSVAYQYLPFVEELDTIGHTNTWIGQFHQGLLEQMYLNRVIFLLNMACPVYCRFCFRKHKEERNQQNPSAEDVRTAIEHVANSPAIKEIVITGGDPFMNRENIASAIDGLMEVEHVQTLRLATRSIAYYPHLFLADDASMLNYLKRKNLELQERGKRMEIATHFIHPDEISPQCLMIISELVKSGIVVYVQTPFLKDCNDQGPELVRLFSLLRGAGAELHYIYIPCSPIHGNSIYWSPISKGLEMGSYLRAHLSDRVIPRICTATPIGKMDWNISGWAVEPVEENDNFIWIRSPYNPDYFKEFAPIANELENIRVNEEGTIDIQYMAKIGDDSLFLGSRPLRFGGGMTQPESTEAVLEMMREERKLSPSLVDTRSFNLSRVHETRVEVDTECTEEDLYYIRGDERITDVVIISETDAVDSLYQIDRIVKVLDDIPHVNAIRLRSLKFNYEPQLYTAEVIDRLAGLNKLTLVNPKRLEIETHFLVAEEFTEEHGRLARLLRNKGITVYNNTPLLGRINDTPETIHLLAYHCRQAGIEFHHLYVAGLDVQNRWNSENPVALYDVIDIATRVRRDGSGREVPRYIVHTLLGEVDFGMASTIIGDGEDLSLKLLPYDLDYFKGMSADFEWPEGVREDNDGKPVVPITGLLKTTDFALS from the coding sequence ATGTCTGAAAATGAGACGATGTTGGAAATTGATTATGCAAATTCCGGGGAAAAAAACGAAGCTTCCCTTACGGACCTTACCGCCGCTCTTACCGGTTTCTTGGAACAACTGGGGGTAAGGCCCCTCATTGACCGTTCCTTTTTCGAAGTAATTCAGATCGGCGATGGTCTGACTAAACGGGAGAGGCTGCTTGAAGCTTGCGGATACGCGGACGATCCTCAGGGATTTTTCACTGATCTCCTGGCGCAGCTGGGCAAAGCCGACGGTACCAAGAAGATCGTTGTCGGTGATATTGAAATGCCCCACCTGCTGTTGATGGCCATTCTTGAGGTGGTTCTGCCCGGAAACAGATTTATATCCATCAAGAACACCGAGCAGCTGGAGAAGGTTGCCAATATCAGGATCAAAAAGTCCGATCATGCCGACATGCAGAAGGTGATCGATACCTATCCGGTGCGGTTGTCGATGCATACTATTCGTCAGATGCGGGTCTCCGGCAGTGTAGCGTATCAATATCTCCCTTTTGTAGAAGAGCTTGATACCATTGGCCATACCAATACCTGGATCGGTCAATTTCACCAGGGACTACTTGAGCAGATGTATCTGAATCGGGTCATTTTCCTGCTCAATATGGCCTGCCCCGTCTACTGCAGGTTCTGTTTCCGCAAGCATAAGGAGGAGAGAAACCAGCAAAATCCGAGCGCCGAGGATGTCCGTACGGCCATCGAACATGTGGCCAACTCACCGGCTATAAAAGAGATAGTCATCACCGGCGGCGATCCTTTCATGAACCGGGAAAATATAGCGAGCGCAATCGACGGGCTGATGGAGGTCGAACATGTGCAGACGCTGCGCCTGGCCACCCGCTCCATCGCTTATTACCCCCATTTGTTTCTCGCCGATGATGCCTCGATGCTCAACTATCTGAAGCGCAAAAACCTGGAGCTGCAGGAACGCGGCAAGCGCATGGAGATCGCCACCCACTTCATCCATCCCGATGAAATTTCGCCGCAATGCCTGATGATCATCTCGGAGCTGGTGAAAAGCGGCATAGTCGTTTATGTGCAGACACCCTTCCTCAAAGACTGCAACGACCAGGGGCCCGAACTGGTCCGGCTTTTCAGTCTGCTGCGCGGTGCCGGCGCTGAACTCCATTATATCTATATCCCCTGCAGTCCGATCCACGGCAACAGCATTTATTGGTCACCCATTTCGAAAGGACTGGAGATGGGTAGCTACCTTCGGGCTCATCTCTCCGACCGGGTCATCCCCAGGATCTGTACGGCCACGCCGATCGGCAAGATGGACTGGAATATCAGCGGTTGGGCAGTAGAGCCGGTGGAGGAAAACGACAATTTCATCTGGATCCGCAGTCCCTACAATCCCGACTATTTCAAGGAGTTCGCTCCGATAGCCAATGAGCTTGAAAATATACGGGTCAATGAGGAGGGCACCATCGATATCCAGTATATGGCCAAGATCGGTGACGACTCGCTCTTTCTCGGTTCACGCCCGCTGCGTTTCGGCGGCGGCATGACTCAGCCGGAGAGCACCGAGGCGGTTCTGGAAATGATGAGGGAGGAGAGGAAGCTCTCGCCTTCGCTGGTCGATACCAGATCCTTTAACCTGTCACGCGTCCATGAGACCAGGGTCGAAGTCGATACCGAGTGCACGGAGGAGGATCTCTATTATATCCGTGGCGATGAGCGCATCACCGATGTAGTGATCATCTCGGAAACCGATGCGGTCGATTCTCTCTATCAGATTGACAGAATCGTTAAAGTTCTCGATGACATACCTCATGTGAACGCCATTCGTCTGCGCAGCCTTAAATTTAATTATGAGCCGCAGTTGTATACAGCTGAGGTGATCGACAGGCTCGCCGGTCTGAACAAGCTCACCCTGGTCAACCCCAAACGGCTGGAAATCGAAACTCATTTTCTGGTGGCGGAGGAATTCACCGAAGAGCATGGCCGTCTGGCCCGACTCCTTAGAAACAAAGGTATCACGGTATACAACAACACCCCGCTGCTGGGACGGATCAACGATACCCCGGAAACCATACATCTTCTCGCCTACCACTGTCGCCAGGCGGGCATTGAATTTCATCATCTCTATGTCGCCGGGCTGGATGTGCAGAACCGCTGGAACAGTGAAAATCCGGTGGCACTCTATGATGTTATCGACATTGCCACACGGGTGCGCAGGGACGGCAGCGGCCGTGAAGTACCCCGCTATATCGTTCACACCTTGCTGGGCGAAGTCGACTTCGGTATGGCCTCTACGATCATCGGGGATGGCGAAGACCTCTCCCTGAAGCTGCTGCCCTACGATCTTGACTACTTCAAAGGAATGTCGGCCGATTTTGAATGGCCGGAAGGTGTCAGGGAAGACAATGACGGCAAACCTGTGGTGCCGATTACGGGACTCTTGAAAACTACGGATTTTGCTCTTTCGTAG
- a CDS encoding ABC transporter permease encodes MRHSIGWSLIRFYTILVYIFMFTPIVVVIVLSFNPKQFGIFPMDGVSLRWFIKLAQNDSIIDAFKNSLILGSLTAIISTAIGILAALAFIRFDFPGKNTINTLLLSPIMIPEVVLGVALLLFLRYLQQPKSFALLLMGHVVLTLPYVLLIVQARLVGIKKEYEEAARSLGANGFQTFREVTFPLLLPAILAGALFAFTISFDDITATLFWATAENQTVPVKIFSMLRNSISPEINALGTVMIVLTVSTPLLAGYLSRRFSKFKE; translated from the coding sequence ATGCGACATTCAATTGGATGGTCACTCATCAGGTTCTACACCATACTGGTCTACATCTTCATGTTCACGCCCATCGTGGTTGTCATTGTTTTGTCATTCAACCCCAAGCAGTTCGGAATCTTCCCGATGGATGGGGTCAGCCTGCGCTGGTTCATTAAACTCGCCCAGAACGACTCGATCATCGACGCCTTTAAAAATTCACTGATCCTGGGATCACTCACCGCCATTATCTCAACCGCCATCGGCATACTTGCGGCACTGGCTTTTATCCGTTTTGACTTCCCCGGCAAAAACACCATCAATACCCTGCTGCTCTCTCCTATCATGATTCCCGAGGTGGTGCTGGGCGTGGCTCTGCTCCTTTTTTTGCGCTATCTGCAGCAACCAAAAAGCTTCGCCCTGCTGCTCATGGGTCATGTGGTTCTGACCCTGCCTTATGTACTGCTCATTGTTCAGGCACGTCTGGTCGGCATCAAAAAAGAATATGAGGAGGCTGCACGGTCACTGGGGGCCAACGGCTTTCAGACCTTCAGGGAAGTCACTTTCCCCTTGCTGCTGCCCGCCATTCTGGCCGGAGCCCTCTTTGCCTTTACGATTTCATTCGACGATATCACCGCCACGCTTTTCTGGGCGACGGCGGAGAACCAGACCGTACCGGTCAAGATATTCAGTATGCTGAGAAATTCGATCAGCCCCGAAATCAACGCCCTTGGTACGGTAATGATCGTGCTGACAGTCTCCACGCCGCTGCTGGCTGGATATCTGT
- a CDS encoding peptidoglycan DD-metalloendopeptidase family protein: MHYPFMLYSRRVEYQPIFHNLRGDPFIADLSPRSSLLSGVDMRDQRSFQQILEEKMGAEYSWGVAAYLENRDTLLADCPQMVEEGRFIHLGLDIIVGLGTPLHTPLDGVVAESGYESGEGNYGSFVLLRHESPYFEPFYSFYGHLRRESLPPAGKILPAGQAFAEIGDFHENGNWFYHTHLQVITLKGLKLGYASKGYCAAKDLAEMNEICPSPIPLFKV; the protein is encoded by the coding sequence ATGCATTATCCATTTATGTTGTATAGCCGCAGGGTCGAGTATCAGCCGATCTTTCATAATCTACGGGGTGATCCATTTATTGCCGATCTTTCCCCTCGAAGCAGCCTTCTCTCAGGCGTCGATATGCGCGATCAGCGGAGTTTTCAACAGATTCTTGAGGAAAAGATGGGGGCGGAGTACAGTTGGGGGGTGGCAGCCTATCTGGAAAACAGGGATACCCTGCTGGCGGATTGTCCCCAGATGGTGGAAGAGGGACGCTTCATCCATCTCGGTTTGGACATTATCGTCGGTTTGGGGACCCCCCTTCATACCCCGCTTGATGGTGTTGTCGCCGAAAGCGGTTATGAGAGCGGAGAGGGTAACTACGGTAGCTTCGTCCTTCTCCGCCATGAAAGCCCCTATTTCGAGCCCTTCTACAGTTTTTACGGTCATCTGCGGCGAGAGAGTCTGCCGCCGGCAGGGAAAATTCTCCCTGCGGGGCAGGCTTTTGCGGAAATTGGTGATTTTCATGAAAACGGCAACTGGTTTTACCATACCCATCTTCAGGTCATCACCTTGAAGGGACTGAAGTTGGGCTACGCTTCCAAGGGGTATTGCGCTGCAAAAGATCTGGCGGAGATGAATGAGATTTGTCCCTCTCCGATACCGCTGTTTAAGGTGTAG
- a CDS encoding ABC transporter permease produces MKTKSWKPWALLAPSMSAVFFLLVIPVCFVVVYSFWLRAPSGADIPAFQFGNYAKFFEDFFYPKILFRTIRIAFETVFLCVIMGYIPAYFFYRSTSRYKQIYLLLIMLPFWISFIIRTMSWINIMGDSGLINHFLIKIGLLETPISMLYNEFTVLMGLIMYLLPFMVLNIYVSLEGIDKSLLEAARSMGCTEWQAFREVTLPLSLPGLSAGCLLVFVLTAGTYLPPMILGGPGNDMIANLIFKRVVGTLDWPFGSAISVILLSLLFVIVWTYNRYLGINQIFKSFQGK; encoded by the coding sequence ATGAAAACCAAAAGTTGGAAACCCTGGGCACTCCTGGCCCCTTCCATGAGCGCAGTCTTTTTTCTTCTCGTCATCCCCGTCTGTTTCGTTGTGGTATACAGCTTCTGGCTGCGCGCCCCGAGCGGCGCCGACATCCCGGCTTTCCAGTTTGGCAATTACGCTAAATTCTTCGAAGATTTTTTTTATCCCAAAATACTGTTCCGCACCATCAGAATTGCCTTTGAAACCGTTTTTCTCTGCGTGATCATGGGCTACATCCCGGCCTATTTTTTCTACCGGAGCACCAGTCGGTACAAACAGATTTATCTTCTGCTGATCATGCTGCCCTTCTGGATAAGCTTCATTATCCGGACCATGAGCTGGATTAACATTATGGGCGATTCCGGTCTTATCAACCATTTCCTCATAAAGATCGGGCTGCTGGAAACTCCTATCTCCATGCTCTATAATGAGTTTACCGTGCTGATGGGGTTGATCATGTACCTGCTGCCCTTTATGGTGCTCAACATCTACGTCAGCCTCGAAGGCATCGACAAGAGCCTGCTCGAGGCCGCCCGTTCCATGGGCTGTACCGAATGGCAGGCCTTCCGCGAAGTCACTCTGCCTCTGAGCCTGCCCGGCCTCAGCGCCGGCTGTCTCCTGGTCTTTGTGCTGACGGCGGGGACTTATCTACCGCCCATGATCCTTGGCGGGCCCGGCAACGACATGATCGCCAACCTTATTTTCAAACGGGTCGTGGGCACTCTGGACTGGCCCTTCGGCTCCGCCATCAGTGTGATCCTGCTGTCACTGCTGTTTGTGATTGTCTGGACCTACAATCGTTACCTGGGTATCAACCAGATTTTCAAAAGCTTTCAGGGAAAATAA
- a CDS encoding IclR family transcriptional regulator encodes MSKGKYYFSKSLEKGLRILSLFKNDTPVLTQSEIAKTLDLNMTSTYRYINTLVEMGYLEKDRKTKEIRPSTQCLLLCINLMQATDNLKMIKDVVDRLHRENNISIDVAYAVDDTLVRLYHREAEEALTFSLPEFSTNCLHNTALGKAYLSSLPDHIIAEKIERMDLVAKTANTIRDKDTLLKEIEITRKRGFAMQVEEYLPGVLAIAAPLYDPINATSVGAVSFDFSVLQHTAESIMAQYGDMVRETAAQLSQLLPSAKI; translated from the coding sequence ATGTCAAAAGGAAAATACTATTTTTCCAAATCATTGGAAAAGGGCTTGAGAATACTGTCTCTTTTCAAGAATGACACCCCTGTGTTAACCCAGAGCGAAATCGCCAAGACTCTGGATCTCAATATGACATCCACCTACCGTTACATCAACACCCTGGTAGAGATGGGATATTTGGAAAAAGATCGAAAAACCAAGGAGATTCGGCCGTCGACCCAGTGTCTGCTGCTGTGCATCAACCTGATGCAGGCCACCGATAACCTCAAAATGATCAAGGATGTCGTCGACCGGCTCCACCGGGAAAACAATATCAGCATCGATGTCGCCTATGCGGTAGATGATACCCTGGTACGTCTCTACCACAGGGAGGCGGAGGAGGCCCTGACTTTCAGCCTGCCGGAATTTTCAACAAACTGTCTGCACAACACGGCCCTGGGCAAGGCCTATCTTTCCAGCCTGCCGGACCACATCATCGCTGAAAAAATTGAGCGGATGGATCTGGTTGCCAAAACGGCAAACACCATCCGCGATAAAGATACACTGCTCAAAGAAATAGAAATTACCAGAAAGCGCGGATTCGCCATGCAGGTGGAAGAGTATCTGCCCGGCGTGCTGGCTATTGCCGCACCGCTGTATGACCCCATAAACGCAACGTCGGTGGGTGCGGTATCTTTTGATTTTTCAGTACTGCAGCACACCGCGGAGAGCATCATGGCTCAATACGGAGATATGGTCAGGGAAACAGCCGCCCAACTCTCTCAGCTGCTTCCCTCTGCAAAAATTTAG